A stretch of the bacterium genome encodes the following:
- a CDS encoding RNA polymerase sigma factor, with translation MNEPASDEVLMLRYKDGDLSAFEVIIEKHQQPLFSFVYRFCNDYHQAQDLVQDVFLRLVKMAKNYEPKAKFTTYLYTIAHNVCIDYLRRKKKRQSVSLSDPIDAENGMTLEETMKDGRANPQRDFQQKSFEQALHQAVEDLPPEQREVFLLREQQNLAFDEIARIVGCLPSTAKSRMRYALQSIREKLQNKFSLADIV, from the coding sequence ATGAACGAGCCTGCTTCAGATGAAGTGCTGATGTTGCGCTACAAAGACGGTGATCTGAGCGCATTTGAAGTCATCATTGAAAAACACCAGCAGCCGCTCTTCTCGTTCGTCTACAGATTTTGCAACGACTACCACCAGGCTCAGGATCTCGTTCAGGACGTATTTTTACGATTGGTCAAGATGGCAAAAAACTACGAACCGAAGGCAAAGTTCACAACGTATCTTTATACGATTGCCCATAATGTTTGCATTGACTATTTACGGCGAAAAAAGAAGAGACAAAGTGTTTCCTTGTCCGACCCAATTGATGCAGAAAACGGGATGACTCTGGAGGAGACCATGAAAGATGGACGCGCAAATCCCCAGCGCGATTTTCAACAAAAGAGTTTCGAGCAAGCCCTGCATCAGGCAGTTGAGGATTTGCCTCCTGAGCAGAGGGAAGTATTCTTATTAAGAGAGCAGCAAAATCTCGCGTTCGATGAAATTGCAAGGATCGTGGGATGCTTGCCCAGCACGGCAAAAAGCCGCATGAGATATGCGCTTCAAAGCATCCGCGAGAAACTGCAAAATAAATTTTCACTGGCAGATATTGTATGA
- a CDS encoding zf-HC2 domain-containing protein: MNCKKAEEYLVDYLYQELQAKKTLEIEKHLRSCPQCAKTLESWRAIHRAYQRNAFSEEPQIAPYFKQKILAVAEEELSRSPSWTERLIFAVKVATVPLAIFVIVLFLNEPKKMAMQRPQPEPVAPATKSEVAPDVQQKLETPLAGERKQDSTGFEAKRSEADYVDNLKARPYDQRLDKDLAEKNKEAGSDPPAGRIVANEQAAAPPMSAPAEEVQQHGAQTDYEQSKTEAAALKKGRIAETADDSYRRAKEGLDRNDIQEWRENSQRAVLMDNKKTLASDFYAAGNTYQSRGEYGKAIAQYKLLQSNYRDYHQMDDVLLRLGDSLAEVGEFDEAVKTYRQVSPSQRRVATERIQRLQKKQEAQKQLRSLGYVSSDKDKE; this comes from the coding sequence ATGAATTGTAAAAAGGCTGAAGAATACCTGGTGGATTATCTCTACCAGGAGCTTCAAGCCAAAAAGACTCTGGAGATCGAGAAGCACCTCCGCAGCTGCCCTCAGTGCGCAAAGACGCTGGAGAGCTGGCGCGCGATTCACCGCGCTTACCAGCGCAATGCGTTTTCGGAGGAACCGCAAATCGCTCCTTACTTCAAGCAAAAGATTCTTGCAGTCGCTGAAGAGGAGTTGTCCCGTTCTCCCTCGTGGACAGAACGACTTATCTTCGCGGTCAAGGTTGCCACCGTACCGCTCGCAATCTTCGTCATCGTTTTGTTTCTTAATGAGCCAAAGAAGATGGCAATGCAGAGACCGCAACCGGAACCGGTTGCGCCAGCCACTAAGTCCGAAGTGGCGCCGGATGTGCAACAAAAACTGGAGACTCCGCTGGCCGGCGAGAGAAAGCAAGATTCAACTGGCTTTGAAGCAAAACGAAGCGAAGCCGATTACGTGGATAACCTGAAAGCACGACCGTATGATCAGCGGCTCGACAAAGATCTTGCAGAAAAGAACAAGGAAGCAGGAAGCGACCCGCCTGCAGGCCGTATAGTTGCGAATGAACAGGCGGCTGCTCCGCCAATGTCGGCTCCCGCTGAAGAGGTTCAGCAACACGGAGCTCAGACCGACTACGAACAATCTAAAACAGAAGCGGCGGCACTCAAAAAAGGGCGCATAGCGGAAACCGCGGATGATTCATATCGGAGAGCAAAAGAAGGCCTGGATAGAAACGATATTCAAGAATGGCGAGAGAATTCTCAAAGAGCGGTTCTTATGGATAACAAGAAAACTCTTGCAAGCGATTTTTATGCCGCCGGCAATACTTACCAGAGCCGTGGTGAATACGGAAAAGCAATTGCACAGTACAAGCTGTTGCAAAGCAATTATAGAGATTACCATCAGATGGACGACGTGCTTCTCCGGCTCGGGGATTCATTAGCCGAGGTGGGTGAGTTCGACGAAGCCGTAAAAACGTATCGCCAGGTTTCACCTTCGCAACGAAGAGTCGCCACCGAACGGATCCAGCGACTTCAAAAGAAACAGGAAGCGCAGAAACAATTGCGCTCACTGGGTTATGTCAGTTCAGACAAAGACAAAGAGTGA
- a CDS encoding LEA type 2 family protein, whose translation MKILAICLLFLFPAIGCTPTITKLEIVRIANIRLDSVTPEILTMRAELAIRNPYSSSARLKNISLDLALVDQFIAYGKLTKPVDLEGNSVSVIDVPLALQCKKVTSKDFEALLSREIPYRIQGSAELERPFGPKTLPIQIKNRMNAPGRLQILLKHKSALSILSLEANGTRQLLFLIRNKRLKVRFNNPFAFPLTIQDLRYEVKLGKDVVADGESESYLTLVPGKNHLELGVKPRPMGAVEGLFKGFLDRQLPDFTLSSEFRIARENRDLLVRLIYSPD comes from the coding sequence GTGAAAATCCTCGCGATTTGTTTACTGTTCTTGTTTCCTGCGATTGGCTGTACACCCACAATTACAAAGCTGGAGATTGTTCGAATCGCCAATATTCGCCTGGATTCCGTGACTCCTGAAATCCTAACGATGAGGGCCGAGCTGGCCATCCGGAATCCTTATTCTTCTTCCGCGCGTTTGAAAAACATCAGCCTCGATCTGGCACTGGTGGATCAGTTTATTGCTTACGGCAAACTCACAAAACCTGTAGATCTGGAAGGAAACTCTGTGTCTGTCATAGATGTGCCACTTGCCCTTCAATGCAAGAAAGTGACTTCAAAAGATTTCGAGGCGCTTCTATCGCGGGAAATTCCATACCGAATTCAGGGATCGGCTGAGCTCGAAAGGCCGTTTGGTCCAAAGACTCTCCCGATCCAAATTAAGAACCGCATGAATGCGCCGGGCCGGCTACAGATTCTTTTGAAACACAAGAGCGCTTTGTCCATTCTTTCTCTGGAAGCGAATGGAACCAGACAACTGCTCTTTTTGATTCGCAACAAAAGGTTAAAGGTTCGTTTCAACAATCCATTTGCATTTCCGCTCACGATTCAGGATCTGCGGTATGAAGTGAAGCTGGGAAAAGATGTGGTCGCTGATGGGGAGTCTGAAAGCTACCTTACGTTGGTCCCCGGGAAAAACCACCTTGAGCTCGGGGTGAAGCCGCGTCCCATGGGTGCTGTGGAAGGACTCTTTAAGGGCTTCCTGGACCGACAATTGCCTGATTTCACTCTGTCATCGGAATTCCGCATCGCCCGCGAAAACCGCGATCTGCTCGTCCGCCTCATCTACTCACCGGATTAA